The Sus scrofa isolate TJ Tabasco breed Duroc chromosome X, Sscrofa11.1, whole genome shotgun sequence genome has a segment encoding these proteins:
- the LOC100521702 gene encoding melanoma-associated antigen B16-like isoform X2 produces the protein MSQSREIPHCTQEQHCAQGLEAAQASKDPEEASLSSHSLMPGNQEGALAAGAPSTSQGPQSACVAYAVTTALLSGKLGEHSSSQEKEGGSASSESSSEAENLPIDPLDEKVNLLVQFLLQKYQKREPITKADMINDVIREHKDDFLEILRRVSERIELVFGVDLKEVDPTSHTYALVNKLDLTYDARLSDDEGMPKTSLLIIILGVIFMKGNRATEEEIWEVLNMMDLHSGRDHFIFGEPRKFITKDLVREKYLEYRQVPNSDPPRYEFLWGPRAHAEASKMKLLEFLTKIHESDPTCFPSQYEEALRDEAERARARVATEASTSAKAKSCSNPRSSSSSHP, from the coding sequence ATGTCTCAGAGTCGGGAGATTCCACATTGCACGCAGGAACAACATTGTGCCCAGGGCCTGGAGGCTGCACAGGCCTCCAAGGATCCGGAGGaggcctctctctcctcccattcTTTAATGCCTGGCAACCAGGAGGGGGCTTTGGCTGCTGGGGCACCTAGTACTTCCCAGGGTCCTCAGAGTGCCTGTGTAGCTTATGCTGTCACCACAGCCCTCTTATCAGGCAAATTAGGTGAGCATTCCAGCAGCCAAGAAAAGGAGGGTGGTTCAGCTTCTTCAGAGTCCTCTTCAGAAGCAGAGAACTTGCCCATAGACCCTCTAGATGAGAAGGTGAATTTGCTGGTGCAGTTCCTGCTGCAAAAGTATCAAAAGAGAGAGCCGATCACAAAGGCAGACATGATTAATGATGTTATCAGAGAGCACAAGGATGACTTCCTTGAGATCCTCAGGAGAGTCTCTGAACGCATAGAGCTGGTCTTTGGGGTAGATCTGAAGGAAGTTGATCCCACTAGCCATACCTATGCCCTTGTCAACAAATTAGACCTCACCTATGATGCCAGGCTCAGTGACGATGAGGGCATGCCCAAGACTAGCCTTCTGATAATTATCCTGGGGGTGATTTTCATGAAGGGCAATCGTGCTACTGAGGAGGAGATCTGGGAAGTCCTGAATATGATGGACTTACATTCTGGGAGGGACCATTTCATCTTTGGGGAACCCAGAAAGTTCATTACTAAAGATTTAGTGAGGGAGAAGTACCTGGAGTACCGCCAGGTGCCCAATAGCGATCCTCCACGCTATGAGTTCCTGTGGGGCCCAAGAGCCCATGCTGAAGCCAGCAAGATGAAATTGCTTGAGTTTTTGACCAAGATCCATGAGTCTGACCCCACTTGTTTCCCATCCCAGTATGAGGAGGCCTTGAGAGATGAGGCAGAGAGAGCCCGAGCTAGAGTTGCCACTGAGGCTAGCACAAGTGCCAAGGCAAAGTCATGTTCCAATCCCAGATCCAGCAGCTCCTCCCACCCATAG
- the LOC100521702 gene encoding melanoma-associated antigen B16-like isoform X1: MVVVLCYISCSHSHLLPLTRVRMSQSREIPHCTQEQHCAQGLEAAQASKDPEEASLSSHSLMPGNQEGALAAGAPSTSQGPQSACVAYAVTTALLSGKLGEHSSSQEKEGGSASSESSSEAENLPIDPLDEKVNLLVQFLLQKYQKREPITKADMINDVIREHKDDFLEILRRVSERIELVFGVDLKEVDPTSHTYALVNKLDLTYDARLSDDEGMPKTSLLIIILGVIFMKGNRATEEEIWEVLNMMDLHSGRDHFIFGEPRKFITKDLVREKYLEYRQVPNSDPPRYEFLWGPRAHAEASKMKLLEFLTKIHESDPTCFPSQYEEALRDEAERARARVATEASTSAKAKSCSNPRSSSSSHP, encoded by the coding sequence GTTGTGGTCCTCTGTTACATATCCTGCTCACATTCCCATCTGCTACCACTGACCAGAGTGAGAATGTCTCAGAGTCGGGAGATTCCACATTGCACGCAGGAACAACATTGTGCCCAGGGCCTGGAGGCTGCACAGGCCTCCAAGGATCCGGAGGaggcctctctctcctcccattcTTTAATGCCTGGCAACCAGGAGGGGGCTTTGGCTGCTGGGGCACCTAGTACTTCCCAGGGTCCTCAGAGTGCCTGTGTAGCTTATGCTGTCACCACAGCCCTCTTATCAGGCAAATTAGGTGAGCATTCCAGCAGCCAAGAAAAGGAGGGTGGTTCAGCTTCTTCAGAGTCCTCTTCAGAAGCAGAGAACTTGCCCATAGACCCTCTAGATGAGAAGGTGAATTTGCTGGTGCAGTTCCTGCTGCAAAAGTATCAAAAGAGAGAGCCGATCACAAAGGCAGACATGATTAATGATGTTATCAGAGAGCACAAGGATGACTTCCTTGAGATCCTCAGGAGAGTCTCTGAACGCATAGAGCTGGTCTTTGGGGTAGATCTGAAGGAAGTTGATCCCACTAGCCATACCTATGCCCTTGTCAACAAATTAGACCTCACCTATGATGCCAGGCTCAGTGACGATGAGGGCATGCCCAAGACTAGCCTTCTGATAATTATCCTGGGGGTGATTTTCATGAAGGGCAATCGTGCTACTGAGGAGGAGATCTGGGAAGTCCTGAATATGATGGACTTACATTCTGGGAGGGACCATTTCATCTTTGGGGAACCCAGAAAGTTCATTACTAAAGATTTAGTGAGGGAGAAGTACCTGGAGTACCGCCAGGTGCCCAATAGCGATCCTCCACGCTATGAGTTCCTGTGGGGCCCAAGAGCCCATGCTGAAGCCAGCAAGATGAAATTGCTTGAGTTTTTGACCAAGATCCATGAGTCTGACCCCACTTGTTTCCCATCCCAGTATGAGGAGGCCTTGAGAGATGAGGCAGAGAGAGCCCGAGCTAGAGTTGCCACTGAGGCTAGCACAAGTGCCAAGGCAAAGTCATGTTCCAATCCCAGATCCAGCAGCTCCTCCCACCCATAG